A genome region from Cystobacter fuscus DSM 2262 includes the following:
- a CDS encoding cysteine synthase A, whose translation MAPRIGSLWDSVGNTPLLRIGSLSRLTGCDVLGKAEFMNPGGSIKDRAAKGMIRRAEEEGRLVPGSTIIEGTAGNTGIGLGLLGRERGYRVAVTMPDNQVREKYEYLEAMGVEVIKVPAVPFSNPSHFYHRARALAEERGWVWMNQFENTANGDFHYETTGPELWEQCEGRVDVLVSSVGSGGTLSGVSRYLKEKNPALRVVLVDPHGSGLYCQVREGKMEGSGSSITEGIGIMRLTENFRRARVDEAMRLSDQHMIEMLYHLAREDALVVGTSAALNVRAAYEVARQHLGQGLRIVTLLCDHGSRYSSKIFNPDFLATRQLEVKPLPPPDAPV comes from the coding sequence ATGGCACCCCGCATTGGCTCGCTCTGGGATTCAGTTGGAAACACGCCGTTGCTGCGCATCGGCTCGCTCTCGCGCCTCACCGGTTGTGACGTTCTCGGCAAGGCCGAGTTCATGAACCCCGGCGGCAGCATCAAGGATCGCGCCGCCAAGGGGATGATCCGCCGGGCGGAGGAGGAAGGGCGGCTCGTCCCGGGCAGCACGATCATCGAGGGGACGGCTGGCAACACGGGCATCGGGCTGGGGCTGCTCGGCCGCGAACGGGGCTACCGCGTCGCCGTCACCATGCCCGACAACCAGGTGCGCGAGAAGTACGAGTACCTGGAGGCCATGGGCGTGGAGGTCATCAAGGTCCCCGCGGTGCCCTTCTCCAATCCCTCGCACTTCTACCACCGCGCCCGCGCGCTCGCCGAGGAGCGCGGCTGGGTGTGGATGAACCAGTTCGAGAACACCGCCAACGGGGACTTCCACTACGAGACCACCGGGCCCGAGCTGTGGGAGCAGTGCGAGGGCCGCGTGGACGTGCTCGTCTCCTCCGTGGGCAGCGGCGGCACCCTCTCCGGCGTGAGCCGCTACCTCAAGGAGAAGAACCCCGCCCTGCGCGTGGTGCTGGTGGATCCGCACGGCTCGGGGCTCTACTGCCAGGTGCGCGAGGGGAAGATGGAGGGCTCGGGCAGCTCCATCACCGAGGGCATCGGCATCATGCGCCTCACGGAGAACTTCCGCCGCGCGCGGGTGGATGAGGCGATGCGCCTGTCGGATCAGCACATGATCGAGATGCTCTACCACCTGGCCCGCGAGGACGCGCTGGTGGTGGGCACCTCGGCGGCCCTCAACGTGCGCGCGGCCTACGAGGTGGCCCGGCAACACCTCGGCCAGGGGCTGCGCATCGTCACCCTGCTGTGTGATCACGGCAGCCGCTACAGCTCGAAGATCTTCAACCCGGACTTCCTCGCCACCCGGCAGCTCGAGGTGAAGCCCCTGCCTCCGCCCGACGCCCCGGTCTGA
- a CDS encoding response regulator, which translates to MSPSEMAESEAEASSPEGRKVLVVDDYDDAREMYAEYLEYLGYEVQTARDGREAVERARESHPDVILMDLSLPVLSGWDATQQLKTDEATRDIPVMALTGHVFEPSSERAREVGCDAFVTKPALPDTVASHIQALLKKTGSKPPSR; encoded by the coding sequence ATGTCCCCGTCCGAGATGGCGGAATCCGAGGCGGAAGCATCCAGCCCGGAGGGACGCAAGGTCCTCGTGGTCGATGACTACGACGATGCCCGGGAGATGTACGCCGAGTACCTCGAGTATCTCGGCTACGAGGTGCAGACCGCTCGCGATGGACGGGAAGCGGTCGAGCGCGCGCGGGAGTCCCATCCCGACGTCATCCTGATGGACCTGTCGCTGCCCGTGCTCAGTGGCTGGGACGCCACGCAGCAACTCAAGACGGACGAGGCGACCCGCGACATCCCCGTGATGGCGCTCACCGGCCACGTCTTCGAGCCTTCGTCGGAGCGGGCTCGGGAAGTCGGCTGTGATGCCTTCGTCACCAAGCCCGCCCTGCCCGACACGGTCGCCAGTCACATCCAGGCACTCCTGAAGAAGACGGGCAGCAAGCCGCCCTCCCGGTGA
- a CDS encoding bifunctional serine/threonine-protein kinase/formylglycine-generating enzyme family protein: MNESAHQPPGPRLRGDWQPPPEVDEYRLLRLLGQGRTGRVYLAQDTLLERTVAVKFIPALDADALPRFLIEARAAARIQHPNVATLYRAGQFEGHPYLVSEYIRGTSLDRLPRPLPWRRVLEIGVGLARGLAAAHRRNVLHRDIKPGNAILEESGTVKLLDFGLAKLLDEPGTLSPESDAPGEELPAQAPPGLELPSLTRGTLVGTPYFMSPEAWAREPVSARADLFSLGAVLYELAAGQGPFRHVPPRELARAVREQDARPLHLACPDVDARLAAVVDRCLRRDPLERFASADALLEALEDVRTGDTHLRVPEGNPYRGLNAFQEEHRALFFGRQREVRAVVERLRASAFVLVTGDSGVGKSSLCLAGVVPLVVEGALEDGYTWRPARMVPGRRPISLLAAALAPHFPLGEARIEQLAHEEPTALVRALRASLGENTRQGLLLHVDQLEELVTLSEPGEALLLAELLAQFASGVAGVRLLATVRSDFLTRLGVLPGLGEALSRALYLLRPLGRAEVREVVTGPARLKGARFESEALIDALVDSTLSAEGGLPLLQFTLAELWEARDAARGLIPASALEALGGVSGALARYADGIIAQLLPDQQVAARRLLMRLVTVDNPRARRSEAELLGQEPAAPAALEALIRARLVVARRSEEGSSFDIAHEALLTGWPTLAQWLAEAHEARQLHARLERAASEWERLGRPREALWGARHLAELQAHPQQALSARETAFLEASRGALRRGKLLTRALAVGFIASLALVYAGLRVNAWYTLERQVRARLAEARPLLEHAREQQRALERTRAESFALFDAGKLEDASARWAEALRLSRDTERDYLHASEAMEKALVLAPDRAEVREAFADVLAERALLAERAFHPGDRDELLQRLSLYDTSGTRMARWNAPMRLSVRTRPAGATVTLARYTLVDDQYVPTPVPTPGATPLEGLALERGSWLVEVRAPGHVPVRYPLRAEPGTERVLELMLPEERQVPPGFVYVPRGSFLFGTAAEESIRRFFNTTPLHPVETGPYLISRTEVTYREYLEWLETLPPERFARHVPHGASATSVNAEVKLTRSPEGRWSLRIMPNVVAHEAKEGEPIRYTSRPRDVEQDWRRMPVGAIDYEDARAYAAWVASTGRVLGARLCTEWEWERAARGADEREFPQGDVLLPHQANFDETYGKVGANFGPDEVGRHPGSRSPFGLDDMSGNVWEWADSVLAPGRPVARGGSYYYASSTARVTNRESPEPNFRDLSVGLRLCASAPPGVH, translated from the coding sequence GTGAACGAGTCCGCGCATCAACCCCCGGGCCCGCGCCTCCGCGGCGACTGGCAACCGCCCCCCGAGGTTGATGAGTACCGGCTGCTGCGCCTGCTGGGCCAGGGACGCACCGGGCGCGTCTACCTCGCCCAGGACACGCTGCTGGAGCGCACGGTCGCGGTGAAGTTCATCCCGGCGCTCGACGCGGACGCCCTGCCGCGCTTCCTCATCGAGGCACGCGCCGCCGCCCGCATCCAGCACCCCAACGTCGCCACCCTCTACCGCGCCGGCCAGTTCGAGGGGCACCCCTACCTCGTCTCCGAGTACATCCGCGGCACGAGCCTGGACCGGCTGCCCCGCCCCCTGCCGTGGCGGCGCGTGTTGGAGATCGGCGTGGGGCTGGCGCGCGGGCTCGCCGCCGCCCACCGCCGCAACGTCCTGCACCGCGACATCAAGCCCGGCAACGCCATCCTCGAGGAGTCCGGCACGGTGAAGCTGCTGGACTTCGGCCTGGCCAAGCTCCTCGACGAACCCGGAACGCTGTCGCCCGAGTCCGACGCGCCGGGGGAAGAGCTTCCCGCCCAGGCCCCGCCCGGGCTCGAGCTGCCCTCGCTCACCCGGGGCACGCTCGTGGGCACGCCCTACTTCATGTCCCCCGAGGCCTGGGCGCGCGAGCCCGTGTCGGCCCGCGCGGATCTCTTCTCCCTGGGCGCGGTGCTCTACGAGCTCGCCGCCGGGCAGGGCCCCTTCCGCCACGTGCCCCCCCGGGAGCTGGCCCGCGCCGTCCGGGAGCAGGACGCACGCCCCCTGCACCTGGCCTGCCCGGACGTGGACGCGCGGCTCGCCGCGGTGGTGGACCGCTGCCTGCGGCGGGATCCACTCGAGCGCTTCGCCTCCGCCGACGCGCTGCTGGAGGCGCTGGAGGACGTGCGCACCGGCGACACCCACCTGCGCGTGCCCGAGGGCAATCCCTACCGCGGCCTCAACGCCTTCCAGGAAGAGCACCGGGCGCTGTTCTTCGGCCGCCAGCGCGAGGTGCGCGCCGTGGTGGAGCGGCTGCGCGCCAGCGCCTTCGTGCTCGTCACCGGTGACTCGGGCGTGGGCAAATCCTCGCTGTGTCTGGCGGGCGTCGTTCCGCTCGTCGTCGAGGGCGCGCTGGAGGATGGCTACACCTGGCGTCCGGCGCGGATGGTGCCCGGACGCCGCCCCATCTCCCTGCTCGCCGCCGCGCTCGCCCCGCACTTCCCCCTCGGGGAGGCACGCATCGAGCAGCTCGCCCACGAGGAGCCCACCGCGCTGGTGCGGGCCCTGCGCGCCTCGCTCGGGGAGAACACCCGCCAGGGCCTCTTGCTGCACGTGGATCAGCTCGAGGAGCTGGTGACGCTCAGCGAGCCCGGGGAAGCGCTGCTGCTGGCGGAGCTGCTCGCGCAGTTCGCCTCGGGCGTGGCCGGGGTGCGCCTGCTCGCCACGGTGCGCAGTGACTTCCTCACCCGGCTGGGCGTGCTGCCCGGCCTGGGCGAGGCGCTCTCGCGGGCCCTCTACCTGCTGCGCCCCCTGGGCCGCGCCGAGGTGCGCGAGGTGGTGACGGGCCCCGCCCGCCTCAAGGGCGCGCGCTTCGAGTCCGAGGCCCTCATCGACGCGCTGGTGGACTCCACGCTGAGCGCCGAGGGAGGGCTGCCGCTGCTCCAGTTCACCCTGGCGGAGCTGTGGGAGGCCAGGGACGCGGCCCGGGGCCTCATCCCCGCCTCGGCGCTGGAGGCGCTGGGCGGCGTGAGCGGAGCGCTCGCGCGCTACGCCGACGGCATCATCGCCCAGTTGCTGCCGGACCAGCAGGTGGCGGCCCGACGGCTGCTCATGCGGCTCGTCACGGTGGACAACCCCCGCGCCCGCCGCTCCGAGGCCGAGCTGCTGGGCCAGGAGCCCGCCGCGCCCGCCGCGCTGGAGGCCCTCATCCGCGCGCGGCTGGTGGTGGCCCGCCGCTCCGAGGAGGGCTCCTCCTTCGACATCGCCCACGAGGCGCTGCTCACCGGCTGGCCCACGCTCGCCCAGTGGCTCGCCGAGGCTCACGAGGCACGCCAGCTCCACGCCCGGCTCGAGCGCGCCGCCTCCGAGTGGGAGCGGTTGGGCCGTCCCCGCGAGGCCCTGTGGGGCGCCCGTCACCTCGCCGAGCTCCAGGCCCACCCCCAGCAGGCGCTGTCCGCCCGCGAGACGGCCTTCCTCGAGGCGTCACGCGGGGCGCTGCGCCGGGGCAAGCTGCTCACGCGCGCCCTCGCCGTGGGCTTCATCGCCTCCCTGGCGCTCGTGTACGCGGGGCTGAGGGTGAACGCCTGGTACACCCTGGAACGCCAGGTGCGCGCGCGTCTGGCCGAGGCCCGCCCCTTGCTGGAGCACGCCCGCGAGCAACAGCGCGCCCTGGAGCGGACGCGGGCGGAGTCCTTCGCCCTCTTCGACGCGGGCAAGCTGGAGGACGCCTCGGCGCGCTGGGCCGAGGCGCTGCGGCTGTCGCGCGACACGGAGCGGGACTACCTGCACGCCAGCGAGGCGATGGAGAAGGCCCTGGTGCTGGCACCGGACCGGGCGGAGGTGCGCGAGGCCTTCGCCGACGTGCTCGCCGAGCGCGCGCTGCTCGCCGAGCGCGCCTTCCACCCCGGAGACCGGGACGAGCTGCTGCAACGGCTGAGCCTCTATGACACCTCGGGCACGCGGATGGCGCGCTGGAACGCCCCCATGCGCCTGAGCGTGCGCACCCGGCCCGCGGGGGCCACGGTGACGCTGGCCCGCTACACGCTCGTGGACGACCAGTACGTCCCCACCCCGGTGCCCACCCCGGGTGCGACACCGCTGGAGGGACTGGCCCTGGAGCGCGGCTCGTGGCTGGTGGAAGTGCGCGCGCCCGGCCATGTCCCGGTGCGCTACCCCCTGCGCGCCGAGCCGGGCACGGAGCGCGTCCTGGAGCTGATGCTCCCCGAGGAGCGCCAGGTGCCCCCGGGCTTCGTCTACGTGCCGCGCGGCTCCTTCCTCTTCGGCACCGCCGCGGAGGAGAGCATCCGCCGCTTCTTCAACACCACGCCGCTGCACCCGGTGGAGACGGGCCCCTACCTCATCTCCCGCACCGAGGTGACCTATCGCGAGTACCTCGAGTGGCTGGAGACGCTGCCGCCCGAGCGCTTCGCCCGGCATGTGCCGCATGGGGCCTCGGCGACGTCGGTGAACGCCGAGGTGAAGCTGACGCGCTCGCCGGAGGGCCGGTGGAGCCTGCGCATCATGCCCAACGTGGTGGCCCACGAGGCGAAGGAGGGCGAGCCCATCCGCTACACCTCGCGCCCCCGCGACGTGGAGCAGGACTGGCGGCGCATGCCGGTGGGGGCCATCGACTACGAGGATGCCCGGGCCTACGCCGCCTGGGTGGCGAGCACGGGCCGGGTGCTCGGGGCCCGGTTGTGCACCGAGTGGGAGTGGGAGCGCGCCGCCCGGGGCGCCGACGAGCGCGAGTTCCCCCAGGGCGACGTGCTCCTGCCGCACCAGGCCAACTTCGACGAGACGTACGGCAAGGTGGGCGCCAACTTCGGCCCGGACGAGGTGGGCCGGCATCCCGGCTCGCGCAGTCCCTTCGGGCTGGACGATATGTCGGGCAATGTCTGGGAATGGGCCGACTCGGTGCTGGCGCCCGGCCGGCCGGTGGCTCGCGGAGGGAGCTACTACTACGCCTCCAGCACCGCCCGGGTCACCAACCGCGAGTCCCCCGAGCCCAACTTCAGGGATTTGAGCGTGGGCCTGCGCTTGTGCGCGTCGGCTCCACCCGGAGTGCACTGA
- a CDS encoding ADYC domain-containing protein → MRSLPTSPWLLGALLLGACAGPIEPDSNPDAELAIAADPLQAENGGNLNGGNLNGGNLNGNDLSNFVVSVNFNPARKNGYTVDNVWLQGTTFYGYEKGQVIRDREFTGVEFLGNLGDGEGGTVRMRIAGMNQAPAPNTDITLYSVQYFDPTDYGWKPACRDAAGTVVQAIPTAGVWNYQQDVPGGGSKYSDPERFTFACLGGAIAKCTLWGYRPWASYNGTPLEQYHQACTRLVRADYCGNGKTYTVPGNRINLFDPLGIQQDTEGWFFEAAWDVNGAKCFYALNRTHSSLPCFSSRQDLLCGLDLGSSNMGMLLANETPGTLGMDPGW, encoded by the coding sequence ATGCGTTCCCTCCCGACTTCTCCCTGGCTCCTTGGCGCCTTGCTGCTGGGTGCCTGCGCGGGCCCCATCGAGCCCGACAGCAACCCGGACGCCGAGCTGGCCATCGCCGCGGATCCGCTCCAGGCGGAGAACGGGGGCAACCTCAACGGCGGCAACCTCAACGGCGGCAACCTCAACGGCAACGACCTGTCCAACTTCGTCGTCAGCGTGAACTTCAATCCGGCGCGCAAGAACGGCTACACGGTGGACAACGTGTGGCTCCAGGGCACCACCTTCTATGGCTATGAGAAAGGCCAGGTCATCCGCGACCGGGAGTTCACCGGCGTGGAATTCCTGGGCAACCTGGGTGACGGCGAGGGCGGCACCGTGCGCATGCGCATCGCCGGGATGAACCAGGCGCCGGCGCCCAACACGGACATCACGCTCTACAGCGTGCAGTACTTCGACCCCACGGACTACGGCTGGAAGCCGGCCTGCCGCGATGCCGCGGGCACCGTCGTGCAAGCCATTCCCACCGCGGGCGTGTGGAACTACCAGCAGGACGTGCCCGGCGGGGGCTCGAAGTACAGCGACCCCGAGCGCTTCACCTTCGCCTGTCTGGGTGGCGCCATCGCCAAGTGCACGCTGTGGGGCTACCGGCCCTGGGCCAGCTACAACGGCACCCCGCTCGAGCAGTACCACCAGGCCTGCACGCGCCTGGTGCGCGCGGACTATTGCGGCAATGGCAAGACGTATACGGTCCCCGGCAACCGCATCAACCTCTTCGATCCGCTCGGCATCCAGCAGGACACCGAGGGCTGGTTCTTCGAGGCGGCGTGGGACGTGAACGGCGCGAAGTGCTTCTACGCGCTCAACCGCACCCACTCGTCTCTGCCATGCTTCAGCTCCCGGCAGGACCTGCTGTGCGGTCTGGACCTGGGCTCGAGCAACATGGGCATGCTGCTGGCCAACGAGACGCCCGGCACCCTGGGCATGGATCCGGGCTGGTAG
- a CDS encoding type II TA system antitoxin MqsA family protein has protein sequence MRCENCGAQMKSGRENYLYTECGLDSVTLMNVEVRRCPDCGEYEVDIPRIDELHRLIAQEVASKKARLTPKEVRALRKYLGFSGTDFAAVLDVTPETVSRWETGKKQMSPVAERALRLMVFVRDPVAEYPLEKLAEVAQGEAIPLRMMLRESRAHWKAEAAAAA, from the coding sequence ATGAGGTGCGAGAACTGCGGTGCCCAGATGAAGAGCGGCCGGGAGAACTACCTCTATACGGAGTGTGGCCTCGACTCCGTGACGCTCATGAACGTGGAAGTTCGCCGCTGCCCCGATTGTGGTGAGTACGAAGTGGACATTCCGCGCATCGACGAACTCCATCGACTCATCGCCCAGGAAGTGGCATCCAAGAAGGCTCGCCTCACTCCGAAAGAGGTCAGGGCTCTGCGCAAGTACCTGGGCTTCTCGGGAACGGATTTCGCCGCGGTTCTGGACGTGACGCCCGAGACTGTTTCGAGGTGGGAGACCGGGAAGAAGCAGATGAGCCCGGTCGCGGAGCGGGCGCTCCGGCTGATGGTCTTCGTCCGCGACCCGGTTGCCGAGTATCCGCTCGAGAAGCTGGCCGAGGTTGCTCAGGGTGAGGCCATTCCCCTGCGCATGATGCTCCGTGAATCACGGGCCCACTGGAAGGCCGAAGCAGCTGCGGCGGCGTAA
- a CDS encoding DUF4258 domain-containing protein → MKEPFNRNEARKLIQEICATGIVESSRHAKEELAKDDLTMFDVRNVLRAGKILEEPELENGTWRYRVHTELMAVVVAFVSESKLKIVTAWRKKK, encoded by the coding sequence ATGAAGGAGCCGTTCAACCGCAACGAAGCCAGGAAGCTCATCCAGGAAATTTGTGCCACTGGGATTGTCGAGTCCTCCCGGCACGCCAAGGAGGAACTGGCCAAGGATGATCTGACCATGTTCGATGTCAGGAACGTGCTGCGTGCCGGCAAGATCTTGGAGGAGCCGGAACTGGAGAACGGTACGTGGCGGTACAGAGTCCATACGGAGCTGATGGCCGTGGTGGTTGCCTTCGTGTCCGAGTCCAAGCTGAAGATCGTCACGGCTTGGAGAAAGAAGAAATGA